One window from the genome of Sphingomicrobium arenosum encodes:
- a CDS encoding VOC family protein yields the protein MTTMIVPDYDEAVAFFTQALDFDVIEDTPLCNGKRWLVVGGRAGARLLLAQPSTDDQRDAIGRQAADRVGWFLESTDFDTDHARMTAAGVQFLEPPRREGYGTVAVFKDPFGNRWDLIEHKRAA from the coding sequence ATGACCACCATGATCGTCCCCGACTATGATGAGGCCGTCGCCTTCTTCACGCAGGCGCTGGACTTCGACGTGATCGAGGATACGCCGCTCTGCAATGGCAAGCGCTGGCTTGTCGTCGGCGGCCGCGCCGGCGCTCGCCTGCTTCTTGCACAGCCGTCCACGGACGATCAGCGCGACGCGATCGGTCGACAGGCCGCAGACCGCGTCGGCTGGTTCCTCGAAAGCACCGACTTCGACACCGACCATGCCCGTATGACTGCTGCGGGCGTCCAATTCCTCGAACCGCCCCGGCGCGAAGGCTACGGGACGGTCGCCGTCTTCAAGGATCCCTTCGGCAATCGCTGGGATCTCATCGAACATAAGAGAGCCGCATGA